In a genomic window of Staphylococcus taiwanensis:
- the lspA gene encoding signal peptidase II translates to MKKKYYIGISLIVAIAILVIDQITKRIIATTMNIGDSYEVIPHFLNITSHRNNGAAWGILSGKMGFFYIITLIILVVLILFYIKEAKYNLFMQVAISLLFAGALGNFIDRLINGEVVDFIDTNIFGYAFPIFNVADSSLTIGVLFIIIALLKDATSKG, encoded by the coding sequence ATGAAGAAAAAGTATTATATTGGTATATCATTAATCGTAGCGATAGCTATTTTAGTGATTGATCAAATAACAAAAAGAATTATAGCTACTACAATGAATATTGGAGATTCATATGAAGTCATACCCCATTTTTTAAATATTACATCTCATCGAAATAATGGTGCAGCTTGGGGGATATTAAGTGGCAAAATGGGATTCTTTTATATCATTACGCTAATTATATTAGTTGTATTAATTTTATTTTATATTAAAGAAGCAAAATATAATCTATTTATGCAAGTAGCAATTAGTTTACTATTTGCAGGCGCATTAGGTAATTTTATTGATCGTTTAATTAATGGAGAAGTAGTGGATTTTATTGATACTAATATCTTTGGATATGCTTTCCCTATATTTAATGTCGCGGACTCAAGCCTAACAATAGGTGTTTTATTTATTATTATTGCATTACTTAAAGATGCAACTTCAAAAGGATAG
- a CDS encoding CHAP domain-containing protein: MKKFILAMVIGCVMFTGGALYDGIDNQDMTQPTIHFWEKNPMKLNTYAKGQCTYYVFDRVRQDGKMIDNKWGDAKYWASNAKDEGYKVNEHPTSGSILQYPKGKHGHVAYVEKVNKDGSLTVADMNFRKPYEVTIRTVFAYQVDEFNYIHPKENKYA; the protein is encoded by the coding sequence ATGAAGAAATTTATATTAGCAATGGTTATAGGATGTGTCATGTTCACTGGTGGAGCATTATATGATGGTATAGATAATCAAGATATGACACAACCGACAATTCATTTTTGGGAAAAGAATCCAATGAAATTAAACACGTATGCAAAAGGTCAATGTACATATTATGTCTTTGATAGAGTTCGACAAGATGGAAAAATGATTGATAATAAATGGGGAGATGCTAAGTATTGGGCGTCTAATGCTAAGGATGAAGGCTATAAAGTGAATGAACATCCTACTTCTGGGTCGATACTTCAATATCCTAAAGGGAAACACGGACATGTAGCATATGTTGAGAAAGTAAATAAAGATGGTTCGCTAACAGTTGCGGATATGAATTTTAGAAAACCATATGAAGTAACCATACGGACTGTATTTGCATATCAAGTTGATGAATTTAATTATATTCATCCTAAAGAAAATAAGTACGCATAA
- a CDS encoding VOC family protein — MFHSKNAHFINGVTLNVRNLAILRPFYEEVLGFEVVIETTSSVQYEIGQSNHFLTLSEVTNGREPLLSEAGLFYIGILLPNMHDLADLLVQLSDYEIPVNGGEQSVCTSLFFEDPEGNAFKFYVDHDRDYWVYHDHQLQLEIEAINVPYLLNNVSNEQWQGIPKGSKIGNVSLKTIRISEVKDYYLTYFGLEQSAYLDKFSLYLSSSHYYHHLAVNQWLSSTKRIENEKSYGLALIDFYYPETTHIDINGPDGIQFRFNFIEVV, encoded by the coding sequence ATGTTTCATTCGAAAAATGCTCATTTTATAAACGGTGTGACATTAAATGTCAGAAATCTAGCTATATTAAGACCTTTCTACGAAGAGGTGTTAGGTTTCGAAGTAGTTATTGAGACAACGTCCTCCGTACAGTATGAAATAGGTCAATCCAATCATTTTCTCACATTAAGTGAAGTCACTAATGGTCGAGAACCCTTGCTTTCAGAAGCGGGTCTCTTTTATATAGGTATTTTATTACCAAATATGCATGACTTAGCAGATTTATTAGTACAATTGAGTGATTATGAGATTCCTGTTAATGGTGGAGAACAAAGTGTCTGCACTTCACTATTTTTTGAAGATCCTGAAGGTAATGCATTTAAATTTTATGTCGATCATGATAGAGATTATTGGGTATATCACGATCATCAATTGCAATTAGAAATAGAAGCGATAAATGTACCATATTTACTAAATAATGTATCTAATGAACAATGGCAAGGTATCCCTAAAGGAAGTAAGATTGGTAATGTTTCTCTTAAAACAATACGAATATCTGAAGTTAAAGACTATTATTTAACATACTTTGGTCTAGAGCAATCCGCTTACTTAGATAAATTCTCTCTTTATTTATCTTCATCACATTATTATCATCATTTAGCTGTAAATCAGTGGCTTTCAAGTACAAAGCGCATTGAAAATGAAAAATCTTACGGACTTGCTTTAATTGATTTTTATTATCCTGAAACAACGCACATAGATATAAATGGACCAGACGGTATTCAATTTAGATTTAATTTTATTGAAGTAGTGTGA